Proteins from a single region of Ziziphus jujuba cultivar Dongzao chromosome 1, ASM3175591v1:
- the LOC112491365 gene encoding replication protein A 70 kDa DNA-binding subunit B, which produces MVREVKLIKDIQAQQRGWTVKVVVIEKAMPQVSKSSPNKYQRLILADEEGNKIQATIYGGDIHIFRDTLIIGKNYYISNAWVKEIGAQYQIVQNNLQWTINGRTIVEEVTGDSEIIVPAVYSFVLFSRLHTYIDSLSHVGMFVYIVNLFSYIFITFHLYLIHHVDKFLMIYNILINF; this is translated from the exons ATGGTTAGAGAAGTAAAGCTAATCAAGGATATTCAAGCTCAACAAAGAGGTTGGACAGTAAAAGTGGTGGTTATTGAGAAAGCAATGCCACAAGTTTCTAAATCAAGTCCAAACAAATATCAAAGGTTAATCTTAGCTGATGAAGAA ggTAATAAGATCCAGGCCACAATATATGGTGGAGACATCCACATCTTCCGAGACACACTCataattgggaaaaattattatatttctaatgCTTGGGTTAAAGAAATTGGTGCACAATATCAGATTGTTCAAAATAATTTGCAATGGACCATAAATGGTCGAACCATTGTGGAAGAAGTGACTGGAGATTCAGAGATAATTGTGCCTGCTGTTTACAGCTTTGTTCTGTTCTCACGACTACACACTTATATTGATTCTCTATCCCACGTCGGTATGTTTGTCTATATAGTCAATTTGTTCagctatatttttataacttttcatttatatttaattcatcaTGTGGACAAATTTCTAATGATctataacattttaattaacttttga
- the LOC132800583 gene encoding replication protein A 70 kDa DNA-binding subunit D-like, translating into MDIICGRIGFETKSLSTLPSTEDIITIKMIDNQLNTRRSFWINGHIKVTNLIQPFWYLSCEKCTKATGYEVEQRFNCLYCRHDQVKAMPRCLVIVDLINESSSLNATLFGNQAEKFLGCTAYELMNKSDGDSVKDIEKIATLSSSHKLLIQVKASKHEYRDITRWKYTILSVCDTISKEINTLTQTDTSNDAEVSQVLEIIEEQSGKSLGITELRGMNMFDTLYPK; encoded by the exons ATGGACATAATATGTGGAAGGATTGGTTTTGAGACAAAGTCACTGTCTACACTTCCTTCTACTGAGGACATCATTACCATTAAGATGATAGATAATCAACTTAATACG AGGAGAAGTTTTTGGATCAATGGTCACATCAAAGTGACAAATTTGATTCAACCTTTTTGGTACTTAAGCTGTGAAAAATGCACAAAAGCAACTGGATATGAAGTTGAACAGAGGTTTAATTGCTTGTATTGCAGACATGATCAAGTTAAAGCTATGCCAAG GTGCCTAGTCATTGTTGATTTGATAAATGAGTCTTCATCATTGAATGCTACATTGTTCGGAAATCAAGCTGAAAAATTTCTTGGTTGCACTGCATATGAGTTGATGAATAAATCTGATGGG gattctgttaaagatattgaaaaaattgccACATTATCCAGTAGTCATAAGCTTCTAATTCAAGTTAAAGCATCTAAACATGAATATCGTGATATTACAAGATGGAAATACACAATCCTTTCTGTTTGTGATACTATTTCAAAAGAAATCAACACATTAACACAAACAGATACTTCAAATGATGCTGAAGTTAGTCAAGTTTTAGAAATTATTGAAGAGCAAAGTGGAAAATCATTAGGCATAACTGAATTGAGAGGTATGAACATGTTTGATACATTATATCCTAAGTGA